One part of the Gossypium raimondii isolate GPD5lz chromosome 1, ASM2569854v1, whole genome shotgun sequence genome encodes these proteins:
- the LOC105786825 gene encoding uncharacterized protein LOC105786825 has translation MDSFEIDNVKAEKEDALWRYNMERKLRLGLRYMGFLLVLFLISWSWFPPLIPHIIEVARDLSQRYVNTLNDPFFIFILMNIIILVVYILSTQKQSTSSGIYDEYVSSHRSIIPAEATVLDKQIVVVENAVDVAETKRPLSPIKQQPWKTKTKPAITSTDKVKQKEYRRTRSVVSESGKRRPRRVYRRSETAVTGRELVVCSAESAREAIHEMSNEEFQLKVDSFIAERRKALMQENIAHYTKCMSIVVKN, from the coding sequence ATGGATTCCTTCGAAATTGACAACGTTAAAGCAGAGAAAGAAGATGCTTTGTGGAGATACAACATGGAGAGGAAGCTAAGGTTGGGTCTTCGCTATATGGGGTTTTTGttggttttgtttttgataTCATGGTCTTGGTTCCCCCCTTTGATTCCCCACATCATCGAGGTTGCCCGAGATCTTAGCCAACGTTACGTTAACACTCTTAATGACcctttcttcattttcatccttATGAACATCATCATCCTTGTTGTTTATATTCTGTCTACCCAGAAACAATCTACCAGCTCCGGTATCTACGATGAGTACGTCAGCTCTCACCGGAGTATAATACCCGCGGAGGCGACCGTGCTCGACAAACAAATCGTCGTGGTGGAAAATGCGGTTGATGTTGCAGAGACAAAACGTCCCCTTTCACCAATTAAACAACAACCTTGGAAGACGAAGACAAAGCCTGCAATAACTTCAACTGATAAAGTGAAGCAAAAAGAGTACCGGCGAACACGATCAGTGGTGTCAGAATCTGGAAAACGGCGTCCCCGCCGGGTGTATAGAAGATCGGAGACGGCAGTAACGGGCAGAGAACTAGTGGTTTGTAGTGCAGAATCGGCAAGGGAAGCGATACATGAGATGAGCAATGAAGAGTTTCAGTTAAAAGTAGATAGTTTCATTGCTGAAAGAAGGAAAGCCCTAATGCAAGAAAACATTGCGCATTATACAAAATGCATGTCTATTGTGGTTAAGAATTAG